In Candidatus Babeliales bacterium, a single genomic region encodes these proteins:
- a CDS encoding HAD-IC family P-type ATPase has product MENKKFVFYANQSVENIFKDLSTSTEGLSDAEVKRRFDIYGPNQIQETTITWIEVLKNQIKNPFFLIFIVIAAIYFFTYQYTECIILIFIMLINITIGFYQEYRSNQAMILLKSYLQETIIVSRNNKNERVTINTLVPGDIIQLKAGDIIPADCRFIATENCIVDESMLTGESMPVKKEHILSDTKITELYNAYTIGYAGTIITDGNATAVVFATGSLTMFGNIALLTTRTITQSALVKGTMQLAQIILGLVVFSLIIIVIINLLFNHQAFSSLHFLLFAGALAITAVPSALPIVITFCLTQGAMVLHKHKMIIKRLSVIEDLGSIEVFCTDKTGTLTENVLSVKNIYSTNEPHTLLYAACTETILLHSLKDIHNGFDQAIIKALTTDQVKMLDDYTLIKELPFTYERHRAITLVQKNGTYILITKGSFEYVIPQCTYLHQQERAIMYEWVKENELCGNRVLAVAVKIIKDVNLPDDIIRKYDTAYDTLGLISFADPLKSTAASAIKKAQSLGVQIKVLSGDSVYVCFTIAEQLGLENNIDNVVLGSDFEKLSEEQKMFFVYNRTIFARVTPEQKYQIIAYLQRKYAVGYIGDGINDAPALKIAHVGIAVRDAADVAREAAEIIMLQKSLLNILLGIEEGRKIIINTLKYIKITISSNVGHFYSLAFSSLLINYLPMLPLQLLFLDLVTDFPLIAISTDAVTKNELQKPLSYSMKDISFVTFLFGLVSSPFDFMIFSFFKLHPAVLQTNWFISSALTQLVLIFSLRTQQPFWRAHHPSLALLGFCCIAAIVVIMLPFTSLGQTFFSFVRPSMHDMKIISGIVLAYFLTTETVKVLYYHTYTKKL; this is encoded by the coding sequence ATGGAAAATAAAAAATTTGTTTTTTATGCCAATCAAAGTGTTGAAAATATTTTTAAGGATTTATCAACATCGACAGAAGGATTATCTGATGCAGAAGTAAAGCGTCGTTTTGATATATATGGTCCTAATCAAATTCAAGAGACTACCATAACGTGGATTGAAGTTTTAAAAAATCAAATTAAAAATCCTTTTTTTTTAATTTTTATTGTTATTGCCGCTATTTATTTTTTTACCTATCAATACACTGAATGTATTATTTTGATTTTTATTATGTTGATCAATATAACTATTGGTTTTTATCAAGAATATCGTAGTAATCAAGCAATGATATTACTAAAATCATATCTTCAAGAAACAATAATCGTGTCTCGGAATAATAAGAATGAGCGAGTTACTATTAATACTTTAGTTCCTGGAGATATTATACAATTAAAAGCAGGAGATATCATTCCTGCAGATTGTCGTTTTATAGCAACCGAAAATTGTATTGTTGATGAATCAATGTTGACGGGCGAATCAATGCCCGTTAAAAAAGAACATATTTTATCTGATACAAAAATTACCGAATTATATAATGCATATACTATTGGATATGCGGGAACTATTATAACAGATGGTAATGCAACAGCTGTTGTTTTTGCAACAGGTTCATTGACGATGTTTGGTAACATTGCTTTATTAACAACACGTACCATTACGCAAAGTGCTTTGGTAAAAGGGACCATGCAGCTTGCACAAATTATTTTAGGTCTTGTTGTATTCAGTTTAATAATTATCGTTATAATTAATTTATTATTTAACCATCAAGCATTTTCATCGCTTCATTTTTTGCTTTTTGCAGGAGCTTTGGCTATTACTGCTGTTCCTTCTGCGCTTCCTATTGTTATTACATTTTGTTTAACTCAAGGTGCAATGGTATTGCATAAACATAAAATGATTATTAAGCGTTTGTCAGTTATTGAAGATCTTGGGAGTATTGAAGTTTTTTGCACAGATAAAACAGGAACATTAACGGAAAATGTGTTGAGCGTAAAAAATATTTATTCTACTAATGAACCTCATACATTGTTATATGCAGCATGTACAGAAACTATTCTCTTGCATTCATTAAAAGATATTCATAATGGTTTTGATCAAGCAATTATTAAAGCACTAACAACAGATCAAGTAAAAATGTTAGATGATTATACTCTTATTAAGGAACTCCCTTTTACCTATGAACGGCATCGTGCTATTACATTAGTCCAAAAAAATGGTACCTATATTTTGATAACTAAAGGATCATTTGAATATGTTATTCCTCAATGTACTTACTTACATCAACAAGAACGCGCAATAATGTATGAATGGGTAAAAGAAAATGAACTATGTGGTAATAGAGTACTTGCAGTAGCGGTAAAAATAATAAAGGACGTAAACTTACCGGATGATATAATAAGGAAGTATGATACAGCCTATGATACGTTGGGGTTAATTTCCTTTGCTGATCCACTTAAATCAACAGCGGCAAGTGCAATAAAAAAAGCTCAGTCGCTGGGAGTGCAAATTAAGGTGCTCAGTGGCGATAGTGTTTATGTGTGCTTTACTATTGCGGAGCAATTAGGTTTAGAAAACAATATCGATAATGTTGTACTTGGATCTGACTTTGAAAAATTATCAGAAGAACAAAAAATGTTTTTTGTTTATAATCGTACTATTTTTGCGCGAGTAACTCCAGAGCAAAAATATCAGATTATTGCTTATCTTCAACGTAAATATGCTGTTGGTTATATTGGTGATGGTATTAATGATGCTCCTGCATTAAAAATTGCTCATGTTGGCATTGCTGTTCGTGATGCAGCTGATGTGGCACGCGAAGCGGCGGAAATTATTATGTTACAAAAAAGTTTACTTAATATTTTACTGGGCATTGAAGAGGGTAGAAAAATAATTATTAATACATTGAAGTATATAAAAATAACTATTTCATCAAATGTTGGTCATTTTTATTCACTTGCCTTTTCATCATTACTTATCAATTATTTACCGATGTTACCGTTACAACTTTTGTTTTTGGATTTAGTTACTGATTTTCCGTTAATCGCAATATCAACCGATGCAGTTACTAAAAATGAATTGCAAAAACCATTATCATATTCTATGAAAGATATTAGTTTTGTAACATTTTTATTTGGTCTAGTTAGTTCGCCATTTGATTTTATGATTTTTTCTTTTTTTAAACTTCATCCAGCAGTATTACAGACAAACTGGTTTATCAGTAGTGCTTTAACGCAATTAGTTCTTATTTTTTCTTTACGCACGCAACAGCCATTTTGGCGGGCACATCACCCATCACTTGCCCTATTAGGATTTTGCTGTATTGCGGCTATTGTTGTTATTATGTTGCCTTTTACAAGTCTAGGACAAACATTTTTTTCTTTTGTACGTCCTTCAATGCATGACATGAAAATAATAAGTGGTATTGTTTTGGCTTATTTTCTCACAACTGAAACGGTAAAAGTACTGTACTATCACACATATACTAAAAAACTATAA
- a CDS encoding HAD-IC family P-type ATPase — protein sequence MENKNFSFYTNISVNDILTYLQTSNAGLTESEVNERLDKYGLNEIKEVDVTWLKLLQQQLLNPFMSIFFVIGLAYLLTKQITECIIIFIIIIINVGIGFYQEYRSNRSMQLLKKCLMSHITVKRQNTEKNIPINQLVPGDIIIMYAGDIVPADCRFITVDNLAIDESSMTGESVAVTKKSEALPEIVIDMYRAENIGFTGTIVTQGKGIAVVIATGSSTALGTVATLTNKTTTKSSIEKGSVSIARLTIYLIFFSLLIIALIHIIIDKGQLNYIDFFLFAAALTITAIPEGLPMVITFCLSQGASSLKKNNVIVKRLSAIGDLGSIEVFCTDKTGTLTENELSVENMYGNNSDEIIVYAILSSPVQTATKESLTKGFDLALQKKLTEDHRSQLRMYTVLKESPFTPQKRQCMALVNREDVHILIVKGSPEIIIPKIAFLNEQEKIRINSWIETEESKGNRILAIATKNIELYSAESYDIEADDHDYTTIGLIAFQDPLKGTALTTIKKAESLGIKIKILSGDSKNVCFTIAQQLGLEENKDNIILGADFEKATEEEKIFFVNNRSIFARVNPEQKYEIISYLQKKYSVGYMGDGINDAPALKIAHVSFAVNDASPVAREAAEIILLRKSLNSVILGIEEGRKTIVNTLKYTKMTNAPSFGHFYALAVASLMLNYPPMLPIQLLFLNLLTDLPMMAISTDNVSNEEVQKPLIYDMTDAAILIMLFGLIMFIADMTIFLVFRTHFPETLQTSWFITSTISEVVFIFLFRTPLLFFTAHRPSPLLIGLSCSVVIIAIVLPFTKIGHALFFFTSPSWAHAPWLIGVILFNLIIAEAVKLTYYYCKKNYGK from the coding sequence ATGGAAAATAAAAATTTTTCTTTTTATACCAATATTTCAGTTAACGATATACTTACCTATTTACAAACATCTAATGCAGGATTAACGGAATCGGAAGTTAATGAGCGACTTGATAAGTATGGTCTCAATGAGATTAAAGAAGTTGATGTCACCTGGTTAAAGTTATTACAACAACAACTTCTTAATCCTTTTATGAGCATTTTTTTTGTGATTGGCCTCGCTTATTTACTAACAAAACAAATTACAGAATGTATTATTATTTTTATCATTATAATAATTAATGTTGGTATCGGTTTCTATCAAGAATACCGTAGCAATCGATCCATGCAATTACTGAAAAAGTGTCTTATGTCACACATAACAGTAAAGCGCCAGAATACAGAAAAAAATATCCCTATAAATCAACTTGTCCCGGGAGATATTATAATTATGTATGCAGGAGACATTGTTCCTGCAGATTGTCGATTTATTACGGTCGATAATCTTGCAATTGATGAATCAAGTATGACCGGAGAATCTGTTGCTGTTACTAAAAAAAGTGAAGCTTTGCCAGAAATAGTAATTGATATGTATCGTGCAGAAAATATAGGATTTACGGGAACAATAGTTACTCAAGGGAAAGGCATTGCTGTAGTTATTGCTACTGGATCTTCTACAGCTCTTGGTACGGTTGCAACATTAACAAATAAAACTACTACAAAAAGTAGTATTGAAAAAGGTTCTGTTTCTATTGCGCGTCTCACTATATATTTAATTTTTTTTAGTTTACTCATTATTGCGCTTATTCATATTATTATCGATAAAGGACAGCTTAATTATATTGATTTTTTTCTTTTTGCAGCGGCACTAACTATTACTGCAATTCCTGAGGGATTACCTATGGTTATCACTTTTTGCTTATCCCAGGGTGCGTCGTCGTTAAAAAAAAATAATGTTATTGTAAAACGACTTTCTGCAATTGGTGATTTGGGCTCTATTGAAGTTTTTTGCACCGATAAAACTGGCACATTAACAGAGAATGAACTAAGCGTTGAAAATATGTATGGCAATAATTCTGATGAAATAATAGTGTATGCAATACTTTCTTCTCCTGTTCAAACCGCAACAAAGGAGAGCTTAACAAAAGGTTTTGATTTAGCATTACAAAAAAAATTAACTGAAGATCATAGGTCACAATTAAGAATGTATACAGTCCTTAAAGAATCTCCATTTACACCACAAAAAAGGCAATGCATGGCATTAGTAAATCGAGAAGATGTACACATTTTGATTGTTAAAGGTTCTCCAGAAATAATAATTCCGAAAATTGCATTTCTTAATGAACAAGAAAAGATAAGAATTAATTCGTGGATTGAAACAGAGGAATCAAAAGGAAATCGTATTCTTGCCATTGCGACTAAAAATATAGAACTATACAGTGCAGAATCATATGACATAGAAGCTGATGATCATGATTATACAACTATAGGTTTAATTGCATTTCAAGATCCTCTTAAAGGAACTGCATTAACAACAATAAAAAAAGCGGAATCACTGGGTATTAAAATAAAGATATTAAGTGGTGATAGTAAAAATGTATGTTTTACCATTGCGCAACAACTTGGGCTTGAAGAAAACAAAGATAACATTATTCTTGGCGCAGACTTTGAAAAAGCAACTGAAGAAGAGAAGATTTTTTTTGTAAATAATCGTTCTATATTTGCACGCGTAAATCCTGAGCAAAAATATGAAATCATTAGCTATTTACAAAAAAAATATTCCGTTGGTTATATGGGGGATGGTATTAATGATGCACCCGCCCTTAAAATTGCACATGTTAGTTTTGCGGTGAATGATGCTTCCCCTGTAGCGCGAGAAGCTGCAGAAATAATATTACTACGCAAAAGTTTAAATAGTGTAATTTTAGGTATTGAAGAAGGAAGAAAAACAATTGTTAATACATTAAAATATACTAAAATGACAAACGCACCAAGTTTTGGTCATTTTTATGCACTAGCTGTCGCTTCATTAATGCTTAATTATCCACCCATGCTACCTATACAACTTCTTTTTCTAAATTTATTAACCGATTTGCCAATGATGGCCATTTCTACTGATAATGTTAGTAATGAGGAAGTACAAAAACCTCTTATCTATGATATGACAGATGCAGCCATTTTGATTATGTTATTTGGTTTAATTATGTTTATTGCTGATATGACAATTTTTTTAGTATTTAGAACACATTTTCCTGAAACATTACAAACCAGTTGGTTTATAACAAGCACCATATCTGAAGTTGTATTTATATTTTTATTCCGTACCCCCTTATTATTTTTCACTGCACATCGCCCTTCACCTCTACTGATAGGACTTTCATGTAGTGTTGTTATAATAGCAATTGTGTTACCATTCACAAAAATAGGACATGCGTTATTTTTTTTTACGTCACCATCCTGGGCGCATGCTCCGTGGCTTATCGGTGTAATCCTTTTTAATCTGATTATAGCTGAAGCAGTCAAACTAACTTATTATTATTGTAAAAAAAATTATGGAAAATAA
- a CDS encoding ComEC/Rec2 family competence protein — protein MIHIFKKNFHFIPVPPLLAITLFFIIGIIWYSIFTIFCGIFALLLCYSLCAYIIKLPFSKQLILCSFFTCLGAWLHHKNINDYNSFYTFIDNKKFTIQGMVIDKYETTVARYQKSTVVVVAIDTIMANNCYKKSNKTILFYCKNYDDIVVGDTITINNIVCKRPVNKSFIQYQIKEQIVATVFNNISYAIDHHPTWSLRYWIWNQKKRLFEGLSNKLSPDTFNFFSSLFLGNRLYIKDSLEKTNDQFKTWGISHFLARSGLHLALFIFIWQAIFCIIPLPLMIKQIILIILSCIYFILTWTSAPFTRSFALFILNKVCFFIKVPFHLVHYVLFVCLCFLLYCPLYIFFLDFQLSFGLTFALAWFQQLSTQFSDFRK, from the coding sequence ATGATACATATATTTAAAAAAAACTTTCATTTTATTCCTGTTCCGCCGCTTTTAGCCATTACATTATTTTTTATTATTGGTATTATTTGGTATTCAATATTTACGATATTTTGTGGTATATTTGCACTACTCCTATGTTATTCTTTATGCGCATATATTATAAAATTGCCTTTCTCAAAACAACTCATTTTATGCTCTTTTTTCACGTGTCTTGGGGCTTGGCTTCATCATAAAAATATCAATGATTATAATAGTTTTTATACATTTATTGATAATAAAAAATTCACCATACAAGGAATGGTAATTGATAAATATGAAACAACTGTGGCTCGTTATCAAAAATCAACCGTTGTTGTGGTCGCAATTGATACGATCATGGCAAATAATTGTTACAAAAAAAGCAATAAAACAATATTGTTTTATTGCAAAAATTACGATGATATTGTGGTTGGCGATACGATTACTATTAATAATATCGTTTGTAAAAGACCGGTAAATAAATCTTTTATACAATATCAGATTAAAGAACAAATTGTTGCAACCGTTTTTAATAATATATCATATGCAATAGATCATCATCCAACATGGTCCTTACGTTATTGGATATGGAATCAAAAAAAACGATTGTTCGAAGGATTATCTAATAAATTATCTCCAGATACTTTTAATTTTTTTTCTTCATTATTTTTAGGAAATCGTCTCTATATTAAAGATTCATTAGAAAAAACTAATGATCAATTCAAAACATGGGGTATTTCACATTTTCTTGCTCGTTCAGGATTGCATTTGGCTCTGTTTATTTTTATCTGGCAAGCTATTTTTTGTATTATTCCTTTACCATTAATGATAAAGCAAATAATCCTGATAATCCTTAGTTGTATCTACTTCATATTAACATGGACATCAGCACCATTTACTCGTTCATTTGCTCTTTTTATTCTCAACAAAGTATGTTTTTTTATTAAAGTCCCTTTTCACCTAGTGCATTATGTATTATTTGTTTGTCTCTGTTTTTTGTTGTACTGTCCTTTGTATATATTTTTTCTCGATTTTCAATTAAGTTTTGGCCTAACATTTGCTTTAGCATGGTTTCAACAATTATCAACTCAATTCAGCGATTTTCGAAAATAA